From a region of the Chrysemys picta bellii isolate R12L10 chromosome 7, ASM1138683v2, whole genome shotgun sequence genome:
- the APEH gene encoding acylamino-acid-releasing enzyme isoform X18 yields MAMSMRMFGCLSWSHSETHLLYVAERKRPKAESFFQSRAPELSSSCADERRDKAVKGEQFVYHDDWGEALVGKSIPALCVLDVESGNVSVLEGVPEHISPGQAFWSPGDMGVVFIGWWHEPFRLGLRHCTNRRSALFYVDLTGARCELLSDDTKAVWSPRLSPDQCRIVYLENGVLGPHQQCSCLRMYDWYTKVTSTVLDVVPRHSQGTFTGIYCPALPGLCWAADSQRVVLDTAQRSRQELLVVETLTGSVTSLTMGAPLGSWSLLTIDRDLLVARFSTPSCPPTLKVAFLPRAGQEAQVHWVCLEDVTPVPEISWAIRPLQPPPDQENPKYEGIDFEAILLQPSKGLGLRKLPLVVMPHGGPHSVCTASWMLYPAALCRIGFAVLLVNYRGSLGFGQDSVASLPGHVGCQDVKDVQYCVEQVLQEEPLDSARVALVGGSHGGFLACHLIGQYPGTYQACVARNPVVNMASMISGTDIPDWCLTEAGFPYAPDTLPDASHWAEMLHKSPMQYVAQVRAPVLLMLGEEDRRVPPKQGLEYYRALKARGVPTRLLLYPRNSHALSGVEAEADGFMNMVLWLLQHLQC; encoded by the exons ATGGCAATGTCTATGAGGATG TTTGGCTGCTTGTCCTGGTCGCACTCGGAGACTCACCTGCTTTACGTGGCTGAGAGGAAACGGCCCAAGGCCGAGTCCTTCttccagagcagagccccggagctgagcagcagctgtgctgatgaGAGACGCGACAAGGCTGTCAAG GGGGAGCAGTTCGTGTACCACGACGACTGGGGCGAGGCACTGGTGGGCAAGAGCATCCCGGCCCTGTGCGTGCTGGATGTGGAGAGTGGCAATGTGTCAGTGCTGGAGGGCGTCCCGGAGCACATCTCCCCTGGGCAG GCCTTCTGGTCCCCTGGTGACATGGGTGTGGTGTTCATAGGCTGGTGGCATGAGCCCTTCCGCCTGGGCCTGCGGCACTGCACTAACCGCAG GTCAGCACTGTTCTATGTGGACCTGACAGGAGCGAGGTGTG AGCTGCTGTCAGATGACACCAAGGCTGTGTGGTCCCCACGCCTGAGCCCTGACCAGTGCCGCATTGTGTACCTGGAGAACGGCGTACTCGGGCCccaccagcagtgcagctgcCTCCGCATG TATGACTGGTACACGAAGGTCACCTCCACCGTGCTGGATGTCGTGCCCCGGCACAGCCAGG GAACGTTCACAGGGATCTATTGCCCAGCGCTGCCGGGCCTGTGCTGGGCAGCCGATAGCCAGAGGGTCGTGCTGGACACCGCTCAGCGCAGCCGGCAG GAGCTGCTTGTGGTGGAGACGCTGACTGGTAGCGTGACCTCCCTGACGATGG GTGCCCCCCTGGGCAGCTGGTCTCTCCTCACCATTGACCGGGATCTCCTGGTGGCCAGGTTCTcgacccccagctgcccccccacaTTG AAGGTGGCCTTCCTCcccagggccgggcaggaggCCCAGGTGCACTGGGTGTGTCTGGAGGACGTGACCCCTGTCCCAGAGATCAGCTGGGCGATccggcccctgcagccccccccagaCCAAGAGAACCCAAAGTACG AGGGTATTGATTTCGAAGCCATCCTGCTACAGCCCAGCAAGGGGCTAGGTCTGAGGAAGCTGCCTCTGGTGGTCATGCCCCATG GAGGCCCACACTCCGTCTGCACAGCCAGCTGGATGCTGTACCCCGCAGCGCTCTGCAGGATCGGCTTCGCTGTGCTCCTGG TGAATTACCGCGGTTCACTGGGCTTTGGCCAGGACAGCGTCGCCTCCCTGCCCGGCCACGTGGGCTGCCAGGATGTCAAAGACGTGCAG TACTGCGTGGAGCAGGTGCTGCAGGAGGAGCCCCTAGACTCAGCGCGGGTGGCACTAGTGGGTGGCTCACATGGGGGCTTCCTTGCTTGCCACCTCATCGGCCAGTACCCAGGCACCTACCAGGCCTGTGTGGCAAGGAACCCGGTCGTCAACATGGCCTCCATGATCAGCGGCACCGACATCCCGGACTG GTGTCTGACTGAGGCCGGCTTCCCCTATGCACCCGACACCCTCCCGGATGCCTCCCACTGGGCAGAGATGCTCCACAAGTCACCCATGCAGTACGTCGCCCAG GTCCGGGCACCTGTGCTCCTGATGCTGGGAGAAGAGGACAGGCGTGTCCCCCCCAAGCAGGGGCTGGAGTACTACCGTGCTCTCAAGGCCAGGGGCGTTCCTACCCG GCTGCTGCTGTACCCTAGGAACAGCCATGCGCTCTCCGGCGTTGAGGCTGAGGCTGATGGCTTTATGAACATGGTGCTCTGGCTGCTCCAGCACCTGCAGTGCTGA
- the APEH gene encoding acylamino-acid-releasing enzyme isoform X16 — MAMSMRMFGCLSWSHSETHLLYVAERKRPKAESFFQSRAPELSSSCADERRDKAVKGEQFVYHDDWGEALVGKSIPALCVLDVESGNVSVLEGVPEHISPGQAFWSPGDMGVVFIGWWHEPFRLGLRHCTNRRSALFYVDLTGARCELLSDDTKAVWSPRLSPDQCRIVYLENGVLGPHQQCSCLRMPPALPWISQKEGAALQNSPMLSAPGHLLQYDWYTKVTSTVLDVVPRHSQGTFTGIYCPALPGLCWAADSQRVVLDTAQRSRQELLVVETLTGSVTSLTMGAPLGSWSLLTIDRDLLVARFSTPSCPPTLKVAFLPRAGQEAQVHWVCLEDVTPVPEISWAIRPLQPPPDQENPKYEGIDFEAILLQPSKGLGLRKLPLVVMPHGGPHSVCTASWMLYPAALCRIGFAVLLVNYRGSLGFGQDSVASLPGHVGCQDVKDVQYCVEQVLQEEPLDSARVALVGGSHGGFLACHLIGQYPGTYQACVARNPVVNMASMISGTDIPDWCLTEAGFPYAPDTLPDASHWAEMLHKSPMQYVAQVRAPVLLMLGEEDRRVPPKQGLEYYRALKARGVPTRLLLYPRNSHALSGVEAEADGFMNMVLWLLQHLQC; from the exons ATGGCAATGTCTATGAGGATG TTTGGCTGCTTGTCCTGGTCGCACTCGGAGACTCACCTGCTTTACGTGGCTGAGAGGAAACGGCCCAAGGCCGAGTCCTTCttccagagcagagccccggagctgagcagcagctgtgctgatgaGAGACGCGACAAGGCTGTCAAG GGGGAGCAGTTCGTGTACCACGACGACTGGGGCGAGGCACTGGTGGGCAAGAGCATCCCGGCCCTGTGCGTGCTGGATGTGGAGAGTGGCAATGTGTCAGTGCTGGAGGGCGTCCCGGAGCACATCTCCCCTGGGCAG GCCTTCTGGTCCCCTGGTGACATGGGTGTGGTGTTCATAGGCTGGTGGCATGAGCCCTTCCGCCTGGGCCTGCGGCACTGCACTAACCGCAG GTCAGCACTGTTCTATGTGGACCTGACAGGAGCGAGGTGTG AGCTGCTGTCAGATGACACCAAGGCTGTGTGGTCCCCACGCCTGAGCCCTGACCAGTGCCGCATTGTGTACCTGGAGAACGGCGTACTCGGGCCccaccagcagtgcagctgcCTCCGCATG ccgccagccctgccctggatcTCCCAGAAGGAGGGGGCAGCATTGCAGAACAGCCCCATGCTGAGTGCTCCCGGCCATCTCTTGCAGTATGACTGGTACACGAAGGTCACCTCCACCGTGCTGGATGTCGTGCCCCGGCACAGCCAGG GAACGTTCACAGGGATCTATTGCCCAGCGCTGCCGGGCCTGTGCTGGGCAGCCGATAGCCAGAGGGTCGTGCTGGACACCGCTCAGCGCAGCCGGCAG GAGCTGCTTGTGGTGGAGACGCTGACTGGTAGCGTGACCTCCCTGACGATGG GTGCCCCCCTGGGCAGCTGGTCTCTCCTCACCATTGACCGGGATCTCCTGGTGGCCAGGTTCTcgacccccagctgcccccccacaTTG AAGGTGGCCTTCCTCcccagggccgggcaggaggCCCAGGTGCACTGGGTGTGTCTGGAGGACGTGACCCCTGTCCCAGAGATCAGCTGGGCGATccggcccctgcagccccccccagaCCAAGAGAACCCAAAGTACG AGGGTATTGATTTCGAAGCCATCCTGCTACAGCCCAGCAAGGGGCTAGGTCTGAGGAAGCTGCCTCTGGTGGTCATGCCCCATG GAGGCCCACACTCCGTCTGCACAGCCAGCTGGATGCTGTACCCCGCAGCGCTCTGCAGGATCGGCTTCGCTGTGCTCCTGG TGAATTACCGCGGTTCACTGGGCTTTGGCCAGGACAGCGTCGCCTCCCTGCCCGGCCACGTGGGCTGCCAGGATGTCAAAGACGTGCAG TACTGCGTGGAGCAGGTGCTGCAGGAGGAGCCCCTAGACTCAGCGCGGGTGGCACTAGTGGGTGGCTCACATGGGGGCTTCCTTGCTTGCCACCTCATCGGCCAGTACCCAGGCACCTACCAGGCCTGTGTGGCAAGGAACCCGGTCGTCAACATGGCCTCCATGATCAGCGGCACCGACATCCCGGACTG GTGTCTGACTGAGGCCGGCTTCCCCTATGCACCCGACACCCTCCCGGATGCCTCCCACTGGGCAGAGATGCTCCACAAGTCACCCATGCAGTACGTCGCCCAG GTCCGGGCACCTGTGCTCCTGATGCTGGGAGAAGAGGACAGGCGTGTCCCCCCCAAGCAGGGGCTGGAGTACTACCGTGCTCTCAAGGCCAGGGGCGTTCCTACCCG GCTGCTGCTGTACCCTAGGAACAGCCATGCGCTCTCCGGCGTTGAGGCTGAGGCTGATGGCTTTATGAACATGGTGCTCTGGCTGCTCCAGCACCTGCAGTGCTGA
- the APEH gene encoding acylamino-acid-releasing enzyme isoform X17 → MSPSAWACGTALTAVPTLPTYPILPACPTRGPLSAHMSPSYLYPARVPQVCPCPALPVFSPCACGPRSACTLPTCPLPVVPALPTCPILSDAPYPACVLPTLHAPMPLSSLRPAHVPPSSLRPALPDPHPAHLHVLRPTCPHPACAHTPLPAFHPAAELLSDDTKAVWSPRLSPDQCRIVYLENGVLGPHQQCSCLRMYDWYTKVTSTVLDVVPRHSQGTFTGIYCPALPGLCWAADSQRVVLDTAQRSRQELLVVETLTGSVTSLTMGAPLGSWSLLTIDRDLLVARFSTPSCPPTLKVAFLPRAGQEAQVHWVCLEDVTPVPEISWAIRPLQPPPDQENPKYEGIDFEAILLQPSKGLGLRKLPLVVMPHGGPHSVCTASWMLYPAALCRIGFAVLLVNYRGSLGFGQDSVASLPGHVGCQDVKDVQYCVEQVLQEEPLDSARVALVGGSHGGFLACHLIGQYPGTYQACVARNPVVNMASMISGTDIPDWCLTEAGFPYAPDTLPDASHWAEMLHKSPMQYVAQVRAPVLLMLGEEDRRVPPKQGLEYYRALKARGVPTRLLLYPRNSHALSGVEAEADGFMNMVLWLLQHLQC, encoded by the exons ATGAGCCCTTCCGCCTGGGCCTGCGGCACTGCACTAACCGCAG TCCCCACTCTGCCCACATACCCTATTCTGCCTGCATGCCCTACCCGTGGTCCTCTCTCTGCCCACATGTCCCCTTCCTACCTGTACCCTGCCCGTGTGCCCCAGGTCTGTCCATGCCCCGCCCTGCCTGTGTTCTCCCCCTGCGCCTGCGGTCCCCGTTCTGCCTGCACCCTGCCCACATGCCCCCTGCCTGTGGTACCCGCTCTGCCCACGTGCCCCATCTTGTCTGATGCCCCCTACCCTGCCTGTGTGCTCCCCACTCTGCATGCTCCAATGCCCCTGTCCAGCCTGCGGCCTGCCCATGTGCCGCCATCCAGCCTGAGGCCTGCCCTGCCCGACCCCCATCCTGCCCACCTGCATGTCCTCCGCCCTACCTGCCCCCATCCTGCCTGTGCCCACACTCCTCTCCCGGCCTTCCATCCCGCTGCAGAGCTGCTGTCAGATGACACCAAGGCTGTGTGGTCCCCACGCCTGAGCCCTGACCAGTGCCGCATTGTGTACCTGGAGAACGGCGTACTCGGGCCccaccagcagtgcagctgcCTCCGCATG TATGACTGGTACACGAAGGTCACCTCCACCGTGCTGGATGTCGTGCCCCGGCACAGCCAGG GAACGTTCACAGGGATCTATTGCCCAGCGCTGCCGGGCCTGTGCTGGGCAGCCGATAGCCAGAGGGTCGTGCTGGACACCGCTCAGCGCAGCCGGCAG GAGCTGCTTGTGGTGGAGACGCTGACTGGTAGCGTGACCTCCCTGACGATGG GTGCCCCCCTGGGCAGCTGGTCTCTCCTCACCATTGACCGGGATCTCCTGGTGGCCAGGTTCTcgacccccagctgcccccccacaTTG AAGGTGGCCTTCCTCcccagggccgggcaggaggCCCAGGTGCACTGGGTGTGTCTGGAGGACGTGACCCCTGTCCCAGAGATCAGCTGGGCGATccggcccctgcagccccccccagaCCAAGAGAACCCAAAGTACG AGGGTATTGATTTCGAAGCCATCCTGCTACAGCCCAGCAAGGGGCTAGGTCTGAGGAAGCTGCCTCTGGTGGTCATGCCCCATG GAGGCCCACACTCCGTCTGCACAGCCAGCTGGATGCTGTACCCCGCAGCGCTCTGCAGGATCGGCTTCGCTGTGCTCCTGG TGAATTACCGCGGTTCACTGGGCTTTGGCCAGGACAGCGTCGCCTCCCTGCCCGGCCACGTGGGCTGCCAGGATGTCAAAGACGTGCAG TACTGCGTGGAGCAGGTGCTGCAGGAGGAGCCCCTAGACTCAGCGCGGGTGGCACTAGTGGGTGGCTCACATGGGGGCTTCCTTGCTTGCCACCTCATCGGCCAGTACCCAGGCACCTACCAGGCCTGTGTGGCAAGGAACCCGGTCGTCAACATGGCCTCCATGATCAGCGGCACCGACATCCCGGACTG GTGTCTGACTGAGGCCGGCTTCCCCTATGCACCCGACACCCTCCCGGATGCCTCCCACTGGGCAGAGATGCTCCACAAGTCACCCATGCAGTACGTCGCCCAG GTCCGGGCACCTGTGCTCCTGATGCTGGGAGAAGAGGACAGGCGTGTCCCCCCCAAGCAGGGGCTGGAGTACTACCGTGCTCTCAAGGCCAGGGGCGTTCCTACCCG GCTGCTGCTGTACCCTAGGAACAGCCATGCGCTCTCCGGCGTTGAGGCTGAGGCTGATGGCTTTATGAACATGGTGCTCTGGCTGCTCCAGCACCTGCAGTGCTGA